From Phenylobacterium montanum, the proteins below share one genomic window:
- a CDS encoding ROK family transcriptional regulator: MANTEDSTGGLGATQQSGASFNRRVVLDVIRREGQASRKDIGDRVGLSPQAVANITQELESLGLIVSQRITGRRVRGQPPIAFSINPEGGDAIGFSLEPQRVSAALVSLVGEVLARDEERFDTSDPDRVLAVMTRLSRELMARARDPKRLWGIGVALPGPFDVPGMSFVGPTAFEGWRNLQLLTSLEQAMGLPVFYNTDSVAGALGEMLFGVAAPLSDFFYLHLSVGLGGVLLVDRSAYRGAAGNATEIGHVPVAPRGRPCYCGSEGCLERYLSLHALSEYMHGAVAPELGAETVKALLTAEDPHAVGWCRQAGPYLRDAICMIENLFDPEAVVLGGTGPRLLWDRLVAEAGPLRPSVRRASPLRILISEQDGDSALLGAAVLPIYELLSPRLHAAAATLAHHPAHVALAVTRDEK, translated from the coding sequence ATGGCGAACACTGAGGACAGCACTGGCGGCCTCGGCGCCACCCAGCAGTCGGGAGCGTCGTTCAACCGGCGCGTGGTGCTGGACGTGATCCGCCGCGAAGGCCAGGCCTCACGCAAGGACATCGGCGACCGCGTCGGCCTCAGCCCCCAGGCGGTGGCCAACATCACCCAGGAGCTGGAGAGCCTGGGCCTGATCGTTTCACAGCGCATCACCGGCCGGCGGGTGCGCGGCCAGCCGCCGATCGCCTTTTCCATCAATCCCGAGGGCGGCGACGCCATCGGCTTCAGCCTGGAGCCGCAACGGGTCTCCGCCGCCCTGGTCAGCCTGGTGGGTGAGGTGCTGGCGCGTGACGAGGAGCGGTTCGACACCTCCGACCCCGACCGCGTGCTGGCGGTGATGACCCGGCTCAGCCGCGAGCTGATGGCCAGGGCGCGCGACCCCAAGCGTCTCTGGGGTATAGGCGTGGCTCTGCCGGGCCCGTTCGACGTGCCGGGCATGAGCTTTGTCGGCCCGACCGCCTTCGAGGGCTGGCGCAACCTGCAGCTCCTGACCAGCCTGGAGCAGGCCATGGGTCTGCCGGTGTTCTACAACACCGACAGCGTCGCCGGGGCCCTGGGTGAGATGCTGTTCGGCGTCGCGGCGCCCTTGAGCGACTTCTTCTACCTGCACCTCAGCGTGGGCCTGGGCGGCGTCCTGCTGGTCGACCGCAGCGCCTATCGCGGGGCCGCCGGCAACGCCACCGAGATCGGCCATGTGCCCGTCGCCCCGCGCGGGCGGCCCTGCTATTGCGGCTCGGAAGGGTGCCTGGAGCGCTACCTGTCGCTGCACGCCCTCTCGGAATACATGCACGGCGCCGTGGCGCCCGAGCTCGGCGCCGAGACGGTCAAGGCCCTGCTGACCGCCGAAGACCCACACGCGGTCGGCTGGTGCCGCCAGGCCGGGCCTTACTTGCGCGACGCCATCTGCATGATCGAGAACCTGTTCGACCCCGAGGCGGTGGTGCTGGGCGGCACCGGGCCGCGGCTCCTGTGGGACCGGCTGGTGGCCGAGGCCGGCCCCTTGCGCCCCTCGGTGCGGCGCGCCTCGCCCCTGCGCATCCTGATCTCCGAGCAGGATGGCGACAGTGCGCTTCTGGGCGCGGCGGTGCTGCCGATCTACGAGCTGCTCTCGCCCCGCCTGCACGCCGCCGCGGCCACCCTGGCGCACCACCCGGCCCATGTGGCCTTGGCCGTGACCCGCGATGAAAAATAA
- a CDS encoding TonB-dependent receptor has translation MGRRTDRRAAWLAVASLAALQAALAAPALAQQSAPAASSAPTTVSEIVVTGIRASKQQSLAKKRVAISVMDVVSAEEVGKLPDKNVADAVQRIAGVNISSGSGGEGGFSENDRVSIRGTNPSLTQTTVNGHTIATGDWYIGDQAGTVGRSVSFTLLPSEIVGSVEVQKSSQADYIEGGTAGNVNIVTRKPLDFKQPFTFNGLVQSLYADLPDEADPQGNALISWKNDSDTFGVLVQGFYEARHERRDGQELFLLGSATIDPASPAALAHPDLANVAYPTQIGSAAFTQHSTRQGGLFDVQWRPSDKLQLDVNGFYSKFEGTNFDTNFMASPVNMLGANQVPTSYVLKNGTLEAASFANPGYDPTDPNPGADLAFPGVRDSIYRPNAGSSAGYLDFDVRWQPTDNLLVTAQAGYTRGTGQTPHDYGYEAFLVNAGLVYTMHGTSRPADVSFPGLDPTNFHDPNHVVNGGSWSDSVFVTDSETYGQADAAWTLDLGPIKTVKFGLRYAEHKRTDTQANYGCSADPNSTCYTNPQVVLPMPAWRGTVSPSNFGQGLGVDAGFLSHFWVLNPNDIAAWEQTYNNVNLGPNYQGEFTVDEKDAAGYVMANFGWERLSGDLGVRLVDTDQLSSSWNVDLNGNFVPASVKHDYTKLLPSLNLKYDITKDLVARFAYSETLSRADYSALSPAVTLNNLDHTGSGGDADLKPIRSTNYDLGLEWYFKPQSILSVGLFYMDMPTYVAFGASYRPYLDTSLDQIRQFLITSPINVAAHEEGVELSWQQPLIWGFGALANYTYAEGKTSQGLALVGSSKSTANAEFYYENKSLSARIAYTYRSSFLVGLSNVTPQYEGSQGTLAASLNYKINDHVSFEFDGLNLNNPVLKYYSNAAQPQAFYSNGRQFFLGLRFSL, from the coding sequence ATGGGACGCAGAACTGACCGGCGGGCGGCCTGGCTGGCGGTGGCTTCGCTTGCCGCGCTGCAGGCGGCGCTGGCGGCGCCGGCCCTGGCCCAGCAGTCGGCCCCCGCCGCATCGAGCGCGCCGACCACCGTGTCGGAGATCGTGGTCACCGGCATCCGCGCCTCGAAACAGCAGTCCCTGGCCAAGAAGCGGGTCGCCATCTCGGTCATGGACGTGGTCAGCGCCGAGGAGGTCGGCAAGCTGCCGGACAAGAACGTGGCCGACGCGGTGCAGCGTATCGCAGGCGTCAACATCAGCTCGGGATCGGGTGGCGAGGGCGGCTTTTCCGAAAACGACCGGGTCTCGATACGCGGCACCAATCCCAGCCTGACCCAGACCACGGTCAACGGGCACACCATCGCCACCGGCGACTGGTACATCGGCGACCAGGCCGGTACGGTCGGGCGCAGCGTCAGCTTCACCCTGCTGCCGTCAGAGATCGTGGGCTCGGTCGAGGTGCAGAAGAGTTCTCAGGCCGACTATATCGAGGGCGGCACGGCCGGGAACGTCAACATCGTCACCCGCAAGCCCCTCGACTTCAAGCAGCCCTTCACCTTCAATGGCCTGGTCCAGTCGCTCTATGCCGACCTGCCCGACGAGGCGGACCCGCAGGGCAACGCCCTGATCAGCTGGAAGAACGACAGCGACACCTTCGGCGTGCTGGTCCAGGGCTTCTACGAGGCCCGGCACGAGCGCCGCGACGGCCAGGAGTTGTTCCTCCTGGGCTCGGCGACCATCGACCCGGCCTCGCCGGCGGCCCTGGCCCATCCGGACCTGGCCAATGTCGCCTATCCGACTCAGATCGGCTCGGCCGCCTTCACCCAGCACAGCACCCGCCAGGGCGGGCTGTTCGATGTCCAATGGCGCCCCTCCGACAAGCTGCAGCTGGACGTGAATGGCTTCTATTCCAAGTTCGAAGGGACCAATTTCGACACCAACTTCATGGCCAGCCCGGTCAACATGCTGGGGGCGAACCAGGTCCCGACCAGCTATGTGCTGAAGAACGGTACGCTGGAGGCGGCCAGCTTCGCCAATCCCGGCTACGATCCCACCGATCCCAATCCCGGCGCAGACCTCGCCTTCCCCGGCGTGCGCGACTCCATCTACCGCCCGAACGCCGGCTCCTCGGCCGGCTATCTCGATTTCGATGTGCGCTGGCAGCCGACGGACAACCTCCTGGTCACCGCCCAGGCCGGCTACACCCGCGGCACGGGCCAGACCCCGCACGACTACGGCTACGAGGCCTTTCTGGTGAACGCCGGGCTGGTCTACACCATGCACGGGACCTCACGGCCGGCCGACGTGTCCTTCCCCGGCCTCGATCCGACCAACTTCCATGACCCGAACCATGTCGTGAACGGCGGCAGCTGGTCGGATTCGGTGTTCGTCACCGACTCCGAGACCTACGGCCAGGCCGACGCCGCCTGGACACTCGATCTGGGGCCGATCAAGACCGTCAAGTTCGGCCTGCGCTACGCCGAGCACAAGCGCACCGACACCCAGGCCAACTACGGCTGCTCGGCCGATCCGAATAGCACCTGCTACACCAATCCCCAGGTGGTGCTGCCCATGCCCGCCTGGCGCGGCACGGTCTCGCCCAGCAATTTCGGCCAGGGCCTCGGCGTCGACGCCGGCTTTCTGTCGCACTTCTGGGTGCTCAATCCCAACGACATCGCCGCCTGGGAGCAGACCTACAACAACGTCAACCTGGGTCCGAACTACCAGGGCGAGTTCACGGTCGATGAGAAGGACGCCGCCGGCTACGTGATGGCCAATTTCGGCTGGGAGCGGCTCAGCGGCGACCTTGGCGTCCGGCTGGTCGATACCGACCAGCTTTCCAGTTCCTGGAACGTCGATCTCAACGGCAATTTCGTGCCAGCCTCGGTCAAGCACGATTACACCAAGCTGCTGCCCAGCCTGAACCTCAAGTACGACATTACCAAGGACCTGGTGGCGCGCTTCGCCTATTCCGAGACCCTGTCGCGGGCGGACTATTCGGCCCTGTCGCCGGCGGTGACCTTGAACAATCTCGACCACACGGGTTCCGGCGGCGACGCCGACCTGAAGCCGATCCGCTCGACCAACTACGATCTCGGCCTGGAATGGTATTTCAAGCCGCAGTCGATCCTCTCGGTCGGGCTGTTCTATATGGACATGCCGACCTATGTGGCCTTCGGCGCCAGCTACCGACCCTATCTCGACACCTCGCTGGACCAGATTCGCCAGTTCCTGATCACCTCGCCGATCAACGTGGCGGCGCATGAGGAGGGGGTGGAGCTCTCCTGGCAGCAGCCCCTGATCTGGGGCTTCGGGGCGCTTGCCAATTACACCTACGCCGAGGGCAAGACCTCGCAGGGCCTCGCCCTGGTGGGCTCGTCCAAGAGCACGGCCAACGCCGAATTCTATTATGAGAACAAGAGCCTCAGCGCCCGCATCGCCTACACATACCGCTCGTCCTTCCTGGTGGGCCTGTCCAATGTGACGCCGCAGTACGAGGGCTCGCAGGGCACGCTGGCGGCCTCGCTGAACTACAAGATCAACGACCACGTCTCGTTCGAGTTCGACGGCCTGAACCTGAACAACCCGGTGCTGAAATACTATTCCAACGCCGCGCAGCCCCAGGCTTTCTATTCCAACGGCCGCCAGTTCTTCCTCGGCCTCAGGTTCTCCCTGTGA
- a CDS encoding glycoside hydrolase family 9 protein, which translates to MAAATLLAACDLLPGKLPPDPQIEVHVNRVALESTGPKSAIIETLPTKLSGQFIVLNHGHVVMTAPLKPIPPLPEWARNHRYYLADFSSLTQPGDYLLRVKFGVYSNETNNIAVADDAQFKALAPALLSYFHESRWWDEGDHHRRVFGTDQFVDVWGGWMDAGGDTGKYLSHLSYANFFNPQQAGFAVWSLARSHDAAASRLKALGVDQAVADEALWGADFLHRMLSAQGFFYMTVFDGWGHPGAERQVVGYVGEKGVFTKDYQAAFREGGGSAIAGLARAYRLAKATGRQGAYPAEAYLADAERAFAHLQANNLRYDDDGKENIIDDYAALLAATELYKSTGKADYLAAADKRAASLAGRLTADGWWRSDDTDRPFFHAADAGLPVLALAEYLRIAQDANLKTKVKTTIARALAAQEALDQAAYNPFDYPRQTFRTFKNGARGPIATGFFMPHANETEYWWQGESARLASLTVAATVGGRAAGDTGPAYGVTPQLAASAQHRMDWTLGRNPFDVSMVYGFGGKNPPYADSSGHMLVGGVSNGITGRVGDDEGRGIDFAHGPDSENWRWNEQWIPHAAWLMLALCTLEGDEEAK; encoded by the coding sequence TTGGCGGCCGCCACCCTCCTGGCCGCCTGCGATCTCCTGCCCGGCAAGCTGCCGCCGGACCCGCAGATCGAGGTCCACGTCAACCGCGTGGCGCTGGAATCGACCGGGCCCAAGTCGGCGATCATCGAGACCCTGCCGACCAAGCTCTCCGGCCAGTTCATCGTGCTGAACCACGGCCATGTGGTGATGACCGCGCCCTTGAAGCCGATCCCGCCCCTGCCGGAGTGGGCCAGGAACCACCGCTACTACCTGGCCGACTTCAGCAGCCTGACCCAGCCCGGCGACTATCTGCTGAGGGTCAAATTCGGCGTCTATTCCAACGAGACCAACAATATCGCCGTCGCCGACGACGCCCAGTTCAAGGCCCTTGCCCCGGCCCTCTTGTCCTATTTCCACGAAAGCCGCTGGTGGGACGAGGGCGACCATCATCGCCGGGTGTTCGGCACGGACCAGTTCGTCGACGTCTGGGGCGGGTGGATGGACGCCGGCGGCGACACCGGCAAGTACCTGTCGCACCTGTCCTACGCAAACTTCTTCAACCCGCAGCAGGCGGGTTTCGCCGTCTGGTCCCTGGCGCGTTCGCACGACGCTGCAGCCAGCCGGCTGAAGGCGCTGGGCGTCGACCAGGCGGTGGCCGACGAGGCCCTGTGGGGCGCCGATTTCCTGCATCGGATGCTGTCGGCCCAGGGCTTCTTCTACATGACCGTGTTCGATGGCTGGGGCCATCCGGGGGCCGAGCGGCAGGTGGTGGGCTATGTCGGCGAGAAGGGCGTCTTCACCAAGGACTACCAGGCCGCCTTCCGCGAAGGCGGCGGGTCCGCCATCGCCGGCCTCGCCCGCGCCTATCGCCTGGCCAAGGCCACCGGCCGCCAGGGCGCCTATCCGGCCGAGGCCTATCTGGCCGACGCCGAGCGCGCCTTCGCCCACCTCCAGGCCAACAACCTGCGCTACGATGATGACGGCAAGGAGAACATCATCGACGACTACGCGGCTCTCCTGGCCGCGACCGAGCTCTACAAGTCGACCGGCAAGGCGGACTACCTCGCCGCCGCCGACAAGCGCGCGGCCAGCCTCGCCGGGCGCCTGACCGCCGACGGCTGGTGGCGCAGCGACGATACGGACCGGCCCTTTTTTCACGCCGCCGACGCCGGCCTGCCGGTGCTGGCCCTGGCCGAATATCTGCGCATCGCCCAGGACGCGAACCTCAAGACCAAGGTCAAGACGACCATCGCCCGGGCGCTGGCGGCGCAGGAGGCGCTGGACCAGGCCGCCTACAACCCGTTCGACTATCCGCGCCAGACCTTCCGCACCTTCAAGAACGGCGCGCGCGGCCCGATCGCCACCGGCTTCTTCATGCCCCACGCCAACGAGACCGAATACTGGTGGCAGGGCGAGAGCGCGCGCCTGGCCTCCCTGACCGTGGCCGCGACCGTGGGCGGCCGCGCAGCCGGCGATACCGGCCCGGCCTATGGCGTGACGCCGCAGCTGGCGGCCTCGGCCCAGCACCGCATGGACTGGACCCTGGGCCGCAACCCGTTCGACGTCAGCATGGTCTATGGCTTTGGCGGCAAGAACCCGCCCTATGCCGACAGCTCGGGCCACATGCTGGTCGGCGGGGTCTCCAACGGGATCACCGGGCGGGTCGGCGACGACGAGGGCCGCGGCATAGACTTCGCCCACGGCCCGGACAGCGAGAACTGGCGCTGGAACGAGCAATGGATCCCGCACGCCGCCTGGCTGATGCTGGCCTTGTGCACCCTGGAGGGGGACGAGGAGGCGAAGTAG
- a CDS encoding peptide MFS transporter — protein sequence MSDDPFELAIEKAAPASAEKTFFGQPPALAYLAFTEAWERFSFYGLNSLLVLYMSQWLLTPGHIEHVAGIGGFRAALEHMFGRLTTLGLASQIKGLYSGFVYFTPVLGGLIADRLTGRRAAVVAGALLMSAGHLAMAFDASFLLALSLLITGCGLLKGNISTQVGELYRQDDGEGRTRGFAIFSMAINFGAVGGPLLCGLLAQIWGWHAGFGLAGVLMLLALATYLAGYRHLPAPPAKTAKVAGDQAVGRNEIVVVLALFAIMALSVFQSVVYYQNTSIGLVWVDSHVDLHFLGFLVPVAWFGSIDPLTSILCAPLLFVLWRWQHDRGREPDEIGKIAVGAFIATAANLIQALASLSGGRVSVLAPVAYDILLGVGFLYYWPTLLALVSRAAPARLKATLVGSVFLSLFVANLLIGWIGAFYETMTPAAFWGMQVAIGLVGGVLILVLRPSLNRLVLGERAS from the coding sequence GTGAGCGACGATCCGTTCGAACTGGCCATCGAAAAGGCGGCGCCGGCCTCGGCCGAGAAGACCTTCTTCGGCCAGCCCCCGGCCCTGGCCTACCTCGCCTTCACCGAGGCCTGGGAGCGGTTCTCCTTCTACGGTCTGAACAGTCTGCTGGTGCTCTATATGAGCCAGTGGCTGCTGACGCCGGGCCACATCGAGCACGTCGCCGGCATAGGCGGTTTCCGCGCGGCGCTTGAGCATATGTTCGGCCGGTTGACCACCCTCGGCCTCGCTTCGCAGATCAAGGGCCTCTATTCCGGCTTCGTCTACTTCACCCCGGTGCTGGGCGGGCTGATCGCCGACCGGCTGACCGGACGACGGGCGGCGGTGGTGGCCGGAGCGCTCCTGATGAGCGCCGGCCATCTGGCCATGGCCTTCGACGCCTCGTTCCTCTTGGCGCTTTCGCTTCTGATCACCGGCTGCGGCCTTTTGAAGGGCAACATCTCGACCCAGGTCGGCGAGCTTTATCGCCAGGACGACGGCGAGGGGCGCACGCGCGGTTTCGCCATCTTCTCCATGGCGATCAACTTCGGCGCCGTGGGCGGGCCGCTGCTCTGCGGCCTGCTGGCCCAGATCTGGGGCTGGCACGCCGGTTTCGGCCTGGCCGGCGTGCTGATGCTGCTGGCGCTGGCGACCTATCTGGCCGGCTATCGCCACCTGCCCGCGCCGCCGGCCAAAACGGCGAAGGTCGCGGGCGATCAGGCCGTCGGCCGCAACGAGATCGTGGTGGTGCTCGCCCTCTTCGCCATCATGGCGCTGAGCGTGTTCCAGTCGGTGGTCTACTATCAGAACACCAGCATCGGCCTGGTTTGGGTCGATAGCCATGTCGACCTGCATTTCCTGGGCTTCCTGGTGCCGGTCGCCTGGTTCGGCTCGATCGACCCCCTGACCTCGATCCTCTGCGCGCCGCTGCTGTTCGTGCTGTGGCGCTGGCAGCATGATCGCGGGCGCGAGCCGGACGAGATCGGCAAGATCGCTGTCGGCGCCTTCATCGCCACCGCCGCCAACCTGATCCAGGCCCTGGCCAGCCTGTCCGGCGGCCGCGTCTCGGTGCTGGCGCCGGTGGCCTACGACATCCTTCTGGGCGTCGGCTTCCTCTACTACTGGCCGACCCTGCTGGCCCTGGTGTCCCGGGCGGCGCCGGCGCGACTGAAGGCCACCCTGGTGGGCAGCGTGTTCCTGTCGCTGTTCGTGGCCAACCTTCTGATCGGCTGGATCGGCGCCTTCTACGAGACCATGACCCCGGCGGCCTTCTGGGGAATGCAGGTCGCCATCGGCCTGGTCGGCGGGGTGCTGATCCTTGTCCTGAGGCCCAGCCTCAACCGGCTGGTGCTTGGCGAGCGGGCGAGCTGA
- a CDS encoding M24 family metallopeptidase → MTQGVGGSTAEAELKTLAPPPGRPPAIQPAEYAARLAKARRLTAETGAQALLIHAGDSLRYFTGAAWSPSERLVAMLLPADGAPVMICPAFELGSLKACLVVDADIRLWHEHEPPAALIAQALAAMGASRLAVDPALPFGASEALRGAAPQVELVSAAPVVDGCRSIKSEAELACLRYAKGLTLEVHRRAGRILREGITTAEVRSFIDAAHRALGADGGSTFCAVQFGEASAYPHGLPGEQSLKAGELVLIDTGCQVHGYHADITRTYAFGEPSPEQRRVWAIEKEAQAAAFAAVRPGVPCEAIDAAARAVLEAHGLGPDYALPGLPHRTGHGIGLSVHEAPYLVRGDKTPLQTGMCFSNEPMIVVPEQFGVRLEDHFHVTEDGAAWFTRPSTSIDEPLS, encoded by the coding sequence ATGACCCAGGGCGTCGGCGGTTCGACGGCGGAGGCCGAACTGAAGACCCTTGCCCCGCCGCCGGGGCGGCCGCCGGCGATCCAGCCTGCCGAATACGCGGCGCGGCTGGCCAAGGCGCGGCGGCTGACCGCGGAGACGGGCGCCCAGGCCCTGTTGATCCACGCCGGCGACAGCCTGCGCTATTTCACGGGCGCCGCCTGGAGCCCCAGCGAGCGGCTGGTGGCCATGCTGCTGCCGGCAGATGGCGCGCCGGTGATGATCTGCCCGGCCTTCGAGCTGGGCTCGCTGAAAGCGTGCTTGGTCGTCGATGCGGATATCCGCCTGTGGCATGAGCACGAGCCGCCCGCCGCCCTGATCGCCCAGGCGCTGGCGGCGATGGGCGCGAGCCGCCTTGCCGTCGATCCCGCCCTGCCCTTCGGCGCTTCGGAGGCGTTACGCGGGGCCGCACCCCAGGTGGAGCTGGTGAGCGCCGCCCCCGTGGTCGATGGCTGCCGATCCATCAAGTCCGAGGCCGAACTCGCCTGCCTGCGCTACGCCAAGGGTCTGACCTTGGAGGTCCACCGCCGTGCCGGGCGCATCCTGCGCGAGGGCATCACCACCGCCGAGGTGCGCAGCTTCATCGACGCCGCCCACCGCGCCCTGGGCGCCGACGGCGGCTCGACCTTCTGCGCGGTGCAGTTCGGCGAGGCCAGCGCCTATCCGCACGGCCTGCCGGGCGAGCAGAGCCTGAAGGCGGGCGAGCTGGTGCTGATCGACACCGGCTGCCAGGTGCACGGCTATCACGCCGACATCACCCGCACCTATGCGTTCGGCGAGCCGAGCCCCGAGCAGCGCCGCGTCTGGGCGATCGAGAAGGAGGCCCAGGCCGCCGCCTTCGCTGCGGTTCGGCCCGGCGTCCCATGCGAGGCCATAGACGCCGCTGCGCGGGCGGTGCTGGAGGCCCACGGCCTCGGGCCGGACTACGCCCTGCCCGGCCTGCCGCATCGGACCGGCCACGGCATCGGCCTGTCGGTCCACGAGGCGCCCTATCTGGTGCGCGGCGACAAGACACCGCTGCAGACAGGCATGTGCTTCTCCAACGAGCCGATGATCGTCGTGCCCGAACAGTTCGGGGTGCGGCTGGAGGACCATTTCCACGTCACCGAGGACGGCGCCGCCTGGTTCACCCGGCCCTCGACCTCGATCGACGAGCCGCTTTCCTGA
- a CDS encoding NAD(P)/FAD-dependent oxidoreductase, with translation MQARADVVVAGGGLIGLACALRLRQAGAEVLLVDPEASPPPASFGNAGHLATEQVEPLASPRTLASAPRRLFGFGGPLDFRLTDIGDWGPWALSHVRASDAATFERGRRALGALMAGALPAWRRLAEALGDPGLVREDGHVVVWERWKSMAAGLAAWHGADIGEAKFAALKPDALAAVQERLAQLLAGGARFTGTGQIDDPARLLSRLGGAFAAAGGQRIQARAQGLSVSDGRAVLSLSDGQRLEPGLILVAAGVGSRALMRQAGHSAPLIAERGYHIEAAAPGWGEPPPVVFEDRSVIATRFGQRLRLAGFVEFGRAEAPPDARKWARLERHARELGLPFEGPISRWMGARPTLPDYLPAIGRSARATNLAYAFGHQHLGLTLAATTGEIVAAMAQDAAPPVDLAPFDIDRFARAGYSNSQRKETST, from the coding sequence ATGCAGGCTCGGGCCGATGTGGTGGTGGCGGGAGGCGGCCTGATCGGCCTGGCCTGCGCCCTGCGGCTGCGCCAGGCGGGAGCGGAAGTGCTGCTGGTCGATCCGGAGGCTTCGCCACCCCCGGCCTCGTTCGGCAACGCCGGCCACCTGGCGACCGAGCAGGTCGAGCCGCTGGCCTCGCCCAGAACGCTAGCCTCGGCGCCGCGGCGACTTTTCGGTTTCGGCGGCCCTCTCGATTTCCGCCTTACCGACATCGGTGATTGGGGACCCTGGGCGCTGAGCCATGTCCGCGCCAGCGACGCGGCCACCTTCGAGCGGGGGCGGCGGGCGCTGGGCGCGCTGATGGCGGGCGCCCTGCCGGCCTGGCGGCGACTGGCCGAGGCGCTGGGCGATCCGGGGCTGGTGCGCGAGGACGGACACGTTGTGGTCTGGGAGCGATGGAAAAGCATGGCGGCGGGCCTGGCCGCTTGGCACGGTGCAGATATCGGCGAGGCCAAGTTCGCGGCGCTGAAACCCGACGCGCTGGCGGCGGTTCAAGAACGTCTAGCCCAACTCTTGGCAGGCGGAGCGCGTTTCACCGGTACGGGACAGATCGACGATCCAGCGCGGCTGCTGAGCAGACTGGGCGGGGCTTTCGCAGCGGCCGGAGGCCAGCGGATACAGGCTCGGGCTCAGGGGCTGTCGGTTAGCGACGGTCGAGCAGTGCTGAGCCTCAGCGACGGCCAACGGCTCGAACCCGGACTGATCCTGGTCGCCGCCGGGGTCGGCTCGCGCGCCCTGATGCGACAGGCCGGGCACAGCGCGCCCCTGATCGCCGAGCGCGGCTATCACATCGAGGCGGCGGCGCCCGGCTGGGGCGAGCCGCCGCCGGTGGTGTTCGAGGACCGTTCGGTGATCGCCACCCGCTTCGGCCAGCGGCTGCGCCTGGCCGGCTTTGTCGAATTCGGTCGCGCCGAGGCGCCGCCGGACGCGCGCAAATGGGCGCGGCTGGAGCGGCACGCGCGCGAGCTGGGCCTGCCGTTCGAGGGCCCGATCAGCCGCTGGATGGGCGCGCGGCCGACCCTGCCCGACTACCTGCCGGCGATCGGGCGGAGCGCCCGCGCCACCAACCTGGCCTACGCTTTCGGCCATCAGCATCTGGGCCTGACCCTGGCGGCGACCACCGGTGAGATCGTGGCCGCCATGGCGCAGGACGCCGCGCCGCCGGTCGACCTGGCCCCCTTCGACATCGACCGGTTCGCCAGGGCCGGCTACAGCAATTCTCAGCGCAAGGAGACTTCGACATGA
- a CDS encoding dihydrodipicolinate synthase family protein codes for MATLSWSGVYPAATTQFCEDGAIDFGATQAGLDALVRDGVHGLIVLGTCGENNSLEPEEKRQVLKAAVEVVAGRVPVVTGVSELTTERAACFARDAEALGVDALMALPAMVYVPTEAELAAHFTAVAEASALPVMLYNNPPAYRVNVSLETLKRLSGVGNIVAIKESAPDTRRITDLINAFGDRYVVMAGLDDVALEGLVLGARGWVSGLTSAFPQESVALVEAVKRGDMALALRIYRWFMPLLHLDAGHDLVQSIKLAEQIMGRGSERVRMPRLPLEGARRAEVIAMVEMAAATRPTLS; via the coding sequence ATGGCCACCCTCTCCTGGTCCGGCGTCTATCCCGCCGCCACCACCCAGTTTTGCGAGGACGGCGCGATCGACTTCGGCGCCACCCAGGCCGGCCTCGATGCCCTGGTCCGCGACGGGGTGCACGGCCTGATCGTGCTCGGCACCTGCGGCGAGAACAATTCGCTGGAGCCGGAGGAAAAGCGCCAGGTGCTGAAGGCCGCGGTCGAGGTCGTGGCCGGACGGGTTCCGGTGGTGACGGGGGTCTCCGAGCTGACCACCGAACGCGCCGCCTGTTTCGCCCGCGACGCCGAGGCCCTGGGCGTCGACGCCCTGATGGCCCTGCCGGCCATGGTCTATGTGCCGACCGAGGCCGAGCTCGCCGCCCATTTCACCGCGGTGGCCGAGGCCTCCGCCCTGCCGGTGATGCTCTACAACAACCCCCCCGCCTACCGGGTCAATGTGAGCCTGGAGACGCTGAAGCGCCTCTCCGGCGTCGGCAACATCGTCGCAATCAAGGAGAGCGCGCCCGACACCCGGCGCATCACCGACCTGATCAACGCCTTCGGCGACCGCTACGTGGTCATGGCCGGCCTGGACGATGTGGCGCTTGAGGGTCTGGTCCTCGGCGCCCGCGGCTGGGTCTCGGGCCTGACCAGCGCCTTCCCGCAAGAGTCGGTGGCCCTGGTCGAGGCCGTGAAGCGCGGGGACATGGCCCTGGCCCTGCGCATCTACCGCTGGTTCATGCCGCTGTTGCATCTCGACGCCGGCCACGACCTCGTGCAGTCGATCAAACTGGCCGAGCAGATCATGGGCCGCGGCTCGGAGCGCGTGCGCATGCCCCGCCTGCCGCTGGAGGGCGCGCGCCGGGCCGAGGTGATCGCCATGGTCGAGATGGCCGCCGCGACCCGGCCCACGCTCTCCTGA